TTGACGCCTTCCGACGCCAGAAGATCAACTACCCGGCGACCAATGCCCTTCGTCGAGCCCGTCACGATGGCATTCTTGCCCTTTAAACCCAGATCCATGTCCGTATTCCCGTTTTGTGAATGGTGAGGCCGGCGCTTTCCCGCCGCCGGCCGGAACGCGCAGGGACTCTACGCGTGACGTGCTGCGAACCGCAATAGATTATACCGCGATATACTCATCTTCAGTTCCGGCGGCGGCGCGCCAGTTGCGGGTGAATTTCCTGGATCAGCCGGAAGGCCATGTCGCGGCTGGGACCGCTCAGGAATGGATAGATCGCCTTGGCCGCCGAGTATTTCTGCGCCTTGGCCAGATCCTCGTCGGCAATGACGTCGTTGGCCCAGTAAAGGCGTACAGCGCCCGAGGCGAGCATCACGTCGTGGAGCAGGTAGTCGACATTGGCGGTGTCGATCAGGTCGCCGTCGCGCTTGATGTCCAGCAGCGCCTCGCGGTGAAACTTCTGCATGTTCTCGCCGATCGAGAACTTGGCGGGATCGCCGGCCAGGATTGGCTCCAGTGCCCGCGCCAGGTTGGGAATCTCCAGCGTGTGGGCCGACGTGCGCTCGATGATGTCCATCAGGCGCTGGAAGCCTGTGCTGGTTACCGCGCGGTTGATGGATTCGAAGACCAGGCGAAGGCGTTCCTCGATGGCCTTGCCAAGCAGGTTGTCCTTGCTGCCGTAGAGGTCGTACAGGCTCTTGTACGCCACGCCGCTTTTCTCTGCGAGCTCGCGCATGGTGACCCCGGAATAGCCCTTTTCGGCGATCAGCTGGCGCGCAACCGAGAGAATGTTCGAGCGGCGCCGCAGTTGCCGTTCAGTCAGCCGCTTCAGTATGGCTGGTCTCCCTTCAGTGGCCCTGAAAAATCGTGGTTCTGTTCACCGGGTGTTGTTGGAGGATGGCGAACGGGATAGCGCAAGTCGAGGGTGAATGAACATCCACCGGCGGCACCGGTCCAAAAAAGAATGCCGGGCTCTTGCGAGCCCGGCAGTATAGGGAAGACTTCACGTCTTGGGGAGACGATGAATGGGAGGGCTCTAGAAACGGGGAGGAAATAGAGCCAGCTCCCACGAAAACCTCAATATGAGGAGGCTTTCGGGTCACCACGCTGAACCGTTGCTTCGTGGTGACAAGACAGAATTTAGTTGTGCGGCGCAGCGCAGTCCACAGAGATGACGTCAAATCTGTTATGCATTCAGCGCATAACAAATCAGTAAGCCATTTTAAACCAGTAACTTACAGACAGATATGTAGGGATTTTTGCGAATTGTGCAGTGCAGTGCGACGGATAGGCCAGACTTTTCAATCGATTGGCTATCCGGTACGGCGAGCGCGCGCCATCACCCGGGCGCATGAAAACCGTCCTTGAGGATGGAATTAAATGGAGGCTGGACAGCCGGTCGTCAAGAGGGGGCCGGTCGGTTTTCGCTGGCCGTCAGAATTTCGCGCTGCGGACGTGGTCCACCAGGAAGTCGCGGAACACCGTGATTCGAGTCACGTTGCGCAGTTCCTCGGGATAGACGAAGTAGACCTTGAAGGTCGGTCCCTCGAGATCCGGCAGCACCTGCACCAGATTGGTCCCGGGCACGGCGATGTAGTCGGGCAGGGCCGCGAGGCCCAGGCCGCTCTCGACCGCCTTGAGAATGCCGTAGATGTTGTTCACCGCCAGCACCGGCTCGCGCACCCGGTCGCCGGCGCCCGCATGGATGATCCAGTTCAGATCCTGCAGCGGCCTCGGGGCCTCGGGGCCATAGGAGATGATGGCATGGTTGTCCAGGTCTGCCGTCGAGGTCGGCGCGCCGTGGGCCGCCACATATTCGGGCGAGGCGTAGATATGGTAGTGCACCGTCATCAGCTGGCGCTGGATCAGATCGGGCTGGTGGGGCGGGTGAAAGCGGATGGCCGCGTCCGATTCGCGCATGGCGATATCGATCTCGGAATCCGACAGTAACAGGTTGATGCCGATGTCGGGATAGGCCTCCCGGAATTCGCGCAGATGCGGCACCAGCCACGTCGAGCCGAAGCCGACCGTGGTGGTGACGTTGAGGCGTCCACGGGCCGCCGTCCGGCTATCGCGCAGGATGGCTTCGGTCCGCTCGAGTTTCACGAAAACTTCGCTGACCGTCTCGAACAGCGTCTCACCCTGTTCGGTGAGGATCAGGCCGCGGGGATGGCGGTGGAACAGCGAAAAGCTGAGGCTCTCCTCGAGCCCGGAAATCTGTCGGCTGATCGCCGACTGGCTGAGATTAAGCTCGTCGCTGGCGTGCGTGAAGCTGCCCGCCTTGGCGACCGAGTAGAACGTCCGCAGCTTGTCCCAGTCCATTGGGCTTTCCCCCGATGATACGCCGCGCCGAAGCAATCCCGTCACTCCGGCACGACGATGTTACTCCGCCGCCTGCTTCTCATGCACTTCGTGGGCGGCGATGAATTTCTCGGCCTCGAGCGCGGCCATGCAGCCCATGCCCGCAGCCGTCACCGCCTGACGGTAGACTTTGTCGGTCACGTCGCCCGCCGCAAATACGCCGGGAACCGCGGTCGACGTGCTGTCCGGATTCTTCACGATGTAGCCGCCGTCGTCGAGCGGCAACTGGCCGACGAACAACTCGGTCGACGGCGTGTGGCCGATGGCGATGAAGACGCCATGTGCAGGCACCTCGGACACCTTCCCGGTCTTGACGTTGTGGATGCGCACGCCGGTCACGCCCACGGGATCGGTGCCGCCGATAATGTCCTCGACGACGCTGTCCCAGATCACCTCGATCTTGTCGTGGTTGAACAGCCGATGCTGCAGCACCTTTTCCGCGCGCAACTCGTCGCGGCGATGGATGAGCGTCACCTTGGTGGCGAAATTGGTCAGGAACAGCGCCTCCTCGACGGCCGTGTTGCCGCCGCCGATCACGATCACTTCCTTGCCGCGGTAGAAGAAGCCGTCACAGGTGGCGCAGGCCGACACGCCGAAGCCCTGGAATTTCTGCTCGCCCGGAAGGCCGAGCCAGCGCGCCTGTGCGCCGGTCGAGATGATCAGGGTCTCGCCGACATATTCCGTGCCGCTGTCGCCGACAGCGACGAAGGGACGCTTGGACAGGTCGACCGATACGATGACATCGGAAATCAGGGTCGTGCCCACATGTTCGGCCTGGGCGCGCATCTGGTCCATCAGCCATGGACCCTGGATGACGTCGGCGAATCCGGGGTAGTTTTCTACGTCGGTGGTGATGGTCAGCTGGCCGCCGGGCTGGATGCCCTGCACCATGACGGGATTGAGTGCCGCACGGGCGGCGTAGATCGCCGCAGTATAACCTGCGGGTCCCGATCCGATGATCAGCACCTTGGTGTCGATGCGTTCTGCCATGCTTCTCTCCGCTGGCGGCTGCCGGTTTCCTCAGATAAGTCCGGCGCCTTTGTTCGCAAGTGCACTCTAGAACGGTTCTGGACTTGAGGGAATCGCAGAACACGGTTGTGAAGAAAGTATTTAACCCGGATCGCGGCGAAGCGGAACCGCTTCGCCGCCCAGCCGGGCGCTCCGGCGCGTCAAAGGGCCTCGCCGTGCCGGGCGAGATAGTCGGCCACGCCCTGCTTGTCCGGAGTCATGCCGGCGTCGCCCTTCTGCCAGCCGGCCGGACACACTTCGCCATGTTCTTCGTGGAAGCGCAGGGCCTCGACAATGCGCACCGCCTCGTCGGCATTCCTGCCCAGGGGCAGGTCATTGACGATGGCCTGGCGCACGATGCCCCGGCGATCGATGAGGAAGGTGCCGCGCAGCGCGACCGAATCGTCGATCAGCACGCCATAGTCGCGGGCAATCTGCTTGGTGATGTCGGCGACCATCGGAAACTTCACCGGCCCCAGCCCGCCTTCATTCACCGGCGTGTTGCGCCAGGCGTAGTGGCTGTACTGGGAATCGACGCTCACCGACACCAGCTTGGCGTCCAGCCCGGCGAGCGTGTCGGACCGGTTGCTGTAGGCGAGAATCTCGGAGGGACACACGAAGGTGAAGTCCAGCGGGTAGAAGAACAGGATCCCGTAGCTTCCATCGAGATAGCGCGTGAGGTTGAAGGACTCCTGGATGTCGCCGTCCGGCATCACGGCTGCCGCGGTGAAATCGGGGGCCTGACGACCAACAAGACTCGTCATGCTTAGGTAACTCCTTTTTTAACATGTGATAAAAGTGATATTTAGAATAATTATAAATCATGCAAGAGGGTTTTGAGATTCGTTCGCAAAAAGTCCGGCGGGCTGATATGCGTGGCGTGCGGGGCTGTCGGGGACTTCGGATCGGCGTGACGTTTTCGGAAATCTTATGACGATATCCTTTGCTATTGTTCCCGAGATTTGTAATTTAATTTCCGAACCGCGGCGGCGTTCGCGCACTTCCTTTCATGGACCGTATCTCATGAAGCTCGATGACATCGATCGCAAGATTCTCAGGCTGTTGCAGGAGAACGGCCGCATGACCAATGTGGAATTATCGCGGCAGGTGGGCATTTCGGCGCCGCCTTGCCTGCGCCGTGTCCGTGCCCTCGAGGAAAACGGCTATATCGAGGGCTATCACGCCCAGCTCAATGCCGCCGAGTTGGGGTTCGGTCTTACGGTGTTCGCCATGGTGGGGCTGCATTCGCAGGCCGAGGCTGACCTGAAGTCCTTCGAAGACCTGGTGCGGGGCTGGCCGATGGTGCGCGAGTGCCACATGCTCAACGGCGAGATCGACTTCATGCTGAAGATCGTCGCCCGCGACCTCAACGAGTTTCAGACCTTCCTGACCTCACGGCTGACGCCGGCGCCCAACGTGGCCAGCGTCAAGACAGCGCTGACCATCCGCAGCGCCAAGAGCGAGCCGGGCGTGCCGTTCGGGTTGCCGGAAAAACGGGGAGGCTGAGGCCTCAGATGAACTTCACCTTGAGAATCTCGTAGGCGCGGTGGCCGCCGGGCGCGGCAAAATCCACCTCTTCGCCTTCGGACTTGCCGATCAGGGCGCGGGCGAGCGGCGAATTGATCGAGAGGAAGCCCGATTTGATGTCGGCTTCCACTTCGCCGACGATCTGATAGGTGCGCTCCTCGTCGGTCTCGATATCGACCATCGTGACCGTCGCGCCGAATTTCACGGTCTTGCCTGACAGTTTGGACACGTCGATGACCTCGGCGCGCGAGATCATGTCTTCCAACTCCAGGATCTGGCCTTCGATGAAGGCCTGGCGTTCCTTGGCGGCATGGTATTCGGCGTTCTCCGACAGATCGCCATGCTCGCGCGCCTCGGAGATCGCACGGATCACCGCCGGACGCTCGTCAAGCTTGTAACGGCGCAAGTCGCCCTCGATACGATCGAGGCCTTTTGCCGTCATCGGAATCTTTTCCATCGCCGTTCCTTTAAAACCCTTCGTGCCGCAAAGCCGTCACGACCGGACGGCTATTCCGCCCGGTGCGACGACTTCAGGATCACTTAGAATAGGATTGCAGACTGGCCACTTCAAGGCTGCCTGACTTCATGCTCTCAATGGCGAGAACCGATGCCACCGCGCCCGCCAGGGTGGTGTAGTAGGGAACCTTCTCGGTGAGCGCGGTGCGCCGGATCGAAAAGCTGTCGTTGATCGCCTGGGCGCCCTCGGTGGTGTTGAACACCAGCTGGATCTCGCCGTTCTTGATGGCGTCGACGATGTGCGGACGGCCCTCGAGGACCTTGTTGACCCGGTTCACCTTCACCCCCTGCTCGGCAAGGAAGCTGGCCGTACCCTTGGTGGCGATGATCTGGAAGCCCATGGCGATCAGCTTCCTGACCGGCCCGACGATCGCCTCCTTGTCGCCGTCCTTCAACGATATGAAGACGGTACCGGACATCGGCACCTTGGTGCCGCCGGCAAGCTGCGACTTGGCGAAAGCCTTGCCGAACGTCCAGTCGAGTCCCATCACCTCGCCCGTCGAGCGCATTTCCGGACCCAGCAGCGTATCCACCCCGGGGAAGCGGGCGAACGGGAAGACGGCTTCCTTGACGGCAACATGCTTGATGCTGTGTTCCATCAGGTCGAAGCTGGCCAGGCTCTCGCCGGCCATCACCCGAGCGGCCACCTTGGCGAGCGGCACGCCGATCGCCTTGGCGACGAAGGGTACGGTGCGGCTGGCGCGCGGATTCACCTCGAGCACGAAGATGGTGTCGCCCTGTACGGCGAACTGCACATTCATCAGGCCGACCACATTGAGGCCGCGGGCCAGAGCGTGGGTCTGGCGCTTGATGTCGGCGATGATGGGGGCGGGCAGCGAATAGGGCGGCAGCGAGCAGGCGCTGTCGCCCGAATGCACGCCCGCCTCCTCGATGTGCTCCATGATGCCGGCGACGAATACGCTGTCGCGGTCGGCGATGGCGTCCACGTCGACTTCGATGGCATTGCGCAGGTAGAAGTCGATCAGCACCGGACTGTCGCCGGAGACGCGGACCGCCTCGGTCATGTAGCGCTCGAGGCCCTGGACGTCGCCGACGATCTGCATGCCGCGGCCGCCCAGAACGTAGGACGGGCGGATGACGACCGGATAGCCGATCTCGGCCGCTACTTCCTTGGCCTCCTCCAGCGAGGTGGCGATGCCGTTCGGCGGCTGCTTCAGTCCCAGTTCCTGCAACAGGACCTGAAAACGCTGCCGGTCCTCGGCCAGGTCGATGGCGTCGGGTGACGTGCCCAGGATCGGCACGCCGGCGGCTTCGAGGGCTCCTGCCAGCTTCAGAGGCGTCTGGCCGCCGAACTGGACGATGACGCCCTTCACGGTGCCGTTGGACTGTTCCTTGCGAATCAGTTCCAGCACGTGCTCTTCGCTCAGCGGTTCGAAGTACAGGCGGTCAGAGGTGTCGTAATCCGTGGACACGGTCTCCGGGTTGCAGTTGACCATGATGGTCTCGTACCCGGCATCGTTGAGCGCGTAGACGGCGTGGACACAGCAATAGTCGAATTCGATGCCCTGGCCGATACGGTTCGGACCGCCGCCCAGAATGATCACCTTCTCGCGGTCGCTGGGGTTGGATTCGCATTCGCCGCCGCCGAAACCGGGCTCGTAGGACGAGTACATGTAAGGTGTGCGCGCCTCGAATTCGGCGCCGCAGGTGTCGATCCGTCGGAAGCCCGGATGCACGCCAAGGTCCTGCCGCTGCTCGAACACATCCTCGGTGGCGATGCCGCAGAGTTCGGCGATCCGGGCGTCGGAGAAACCCAGCGACTTGTAATAGGCCATTTCCTGCGGATCGGCCGGCAGGCGGCTTTCCCGGAGCTGGTTCTCGGCGCGGACGATCTCCTCGATCTGGGCCAGGAACCACGGATCATAGGCCGTGACTTCCTGAATCCGCTCGAGGCTCAGCCCTTCACGGAACGCCTGGCCGATATAGAGGATGCGCTCCGGCGTGGGCTTGGACAGGGCGGCCAGCACGGCCTCCTTGTCCGCATCGTCCGGGTCGTAGCCGGGCACTTCGATCTCGGAGAGGCCGGTCAGGCCGGTTTCCAGCGAATAAAGCGCCTTTTGCAGGCTTTCAGCGAACGAGCGCCCGATCGCCATGGCTTCGCCGACCGATTTCATCGATGTGGTCAGGGTGGCTTCGCTGTTCGGGAACTTCTCGAACGCGAAACGCGGCACCTTGGTGACCACGTAGTCGATGGTCGGCTCGAACGAGGCGGGCGTAACGCCGGTGATGTCGTTGCTCAGTTCGTCGAGGGTGTAGCCGACCGCCAGCCGGGCGGCGACCTTGGCGATGGGGAAACCGGTGGCCTTCGACGCCAAAGCTGACGACCGCGACACGCGCGGGTTCATCTCGATGACGATCATGCGACCGTCCTTCGGATTGATCGCGAACTGGACGTTCGATCCGCCGGTCTCCACGCCGATCTCGCGCAGCACCGCGATCGAGGCGTTGCGCATGATCTGGTATTCCTTGTCCGTCAGGGTCAGTGCGGGCGCGACGGTAATGGAATCGCCGGTATGCACACCCATCGGGTCGATGTTTTCGATCGAGCAGACGATGATGCAGTTGTCCGCCTTGTCGCGGACCACCTCCATCTCGAATTCCTTCCAGCCCAGCACCGATTCCTCGATCAGCACCTCGGTCGTCGGCGAGGCGTCCAGTCCCTGGCGGACGATGGTCTCGAATTCCTCGCGGTTGTAGGCGATGCCGCCGCCGGTGCCGCCCATGGTGAAGCTGGGACGGATGATCGCCGGAAGGCCGACCACGGGCAGGGCGTCCAGCGCATCGGACAGGGACGTGACCATGCGGCTGGTCGGGCAACTCAGGCCGATGCGCTCCATGGCGTCGCGGAACTGCAGGCGATCTTCGGCCTTGGCGATGGCGTCCTTGGACGCACCAATGAGCTGGACGCCGAATTCGGCCAGGGTGCCGTTCTCGTCGAGCGCCAGCGCCGTGTTCAGCGCGGTCTGGCCGCCCATGGTGGGCAGGATCGCGTCGGGCCGCTCCAGTTCGATGATCTTGCGCACCATCTCGGGCGTGATCGGCTCGATATAGGTGGCGTCGGCGACATCCGGATCGGTCATGATGGTGGCCGGATTGGAGTTCACCAGGATGATCCTGTAGCCCTCCTCCCGCAGCGCGCGGCACGCCTGCGTGCCCGAATAGTCGAACTCGCAGGCCTGCCCGATGATGATGGGGCCGGCGCCGATGATCAGGATGCTCTTGATATCTGTCCGCTTAGGCACGCTTGGTCACCATGTCCATGAATTGTGTGAACAGGTAATGACTGTCCTGGGGGCCGGGCGACGCCTCGGGGTGATGCTGGACCGAGAACACCTGCTTGCCCTTGATGGCGAGGCCGCAGACGGTGCCGTCGAACAGCGATACATGCGTGACCTCGACCGTGTCGGGAAGGCTGTCGGCATCGACGGTGAAGCCGTGGTTCATGGAGGTGATCTCGACCTTGCCGCTGCGCAGGTCCTTGACCGGATGGTTCGCGCCGCGATGGCCCTGATGCATCTTCAGGGTCTTGCCGCCGGCGGCCAGCGCCAGCATCTGGTGCCCAAGGCAGATGCCGAACACCGGCAGTCCACTGCCGATCAGGTCGCGGATGACAGGCACGGCGTACTCGCCGGTGGCGGCGGGATCGCCCGGCCCGTTCGACAGGAACACGCCGTCGGGCTTGTGGGACATGATTTCCCTGGCCGTGGCGTTGGCAGGCACCACGGTGACCCGCGCGCCTTCGGTCGCCAGTGACCGGGCTATGTTGTTCTTGAGGCCGTAATCGACGGCGACGATATGCGCGATCGGGCTGTCCTGCCGGCCATAGCCGTTCTCCAGCGACCAGCGGGTCTGGTCCCAGCCATAGGTCTGGGTGCAACTGACATCCCGCGCGAGGTCCATGCCTTCGATGCCGGGCCACGACCGGGCCTGCTCGAACAGCGCGGGCAGGTCGAATTTGCCGTCGGGCGCATGGCAGATCACGCCATTGGGCGGTCCGCCCATCCTGATCCGGCGCGTGAGTCGCCTGGTGTCGACCCCGGTGATGGCGATCAGGTTGTGGCTGGCCAGCCAGTCATTGAGGTGGCTGACGGCGCGGAAATTGGACGGCTCGGTGATCCGCTCGCGCATCACCAGGCCGCGTGCGGCCGCGTTCTTGGCCTCGACATCGTCGAAATTGGCGCCGACATTGCCGATGTGCGGGAAGGTGAAGGTGATGATCTGGGCGGCGTAGGAAGGATCGGTAAGGATTTCCTGGTAGCCTGTCATGGCGGTGTTGAAGCACACTTCGCCCACCGCGCTACCAGAAGCTCCCGCGCCATAACCCCAATAAACAGTGCCGTCGTGAAGCACCAGAGCGCCAGTGATCCCGCGATGGGGCGGCGCGTCCGGTAAAGTGACGTGGTCGGGCATTCAGGTCTCCGGCTGGGCCTGCGCGAGCGGCAACGTGGCGGCATCGCGCAAATTTTCGGGACCATAAGCGCTGCCAGCAGGTGGGTCAAGTGAAACGCTGGCTGAAAAATGCAAGCCTTTTCAACGGCTTAATGTAGAAGGCCTAGTTTGCCATCCTGACTTGCATATTATAGAGTCACTTATGAGGGTGCCAACTTGCATAGGTTGGGGACGACTCCCCATCGGTACCAGCCAACAAACGAGGTGCAACATGCTGCGTGAACAGCTCACGGAGGCACTCAAGGACGCCATGCGGGGGCAGGACAAGCGGCGGACCAGCACGCTGCGCCTGATCCTGGCCGCGATCAAGGATCGTGACATCGCCGGGCGGGAAAACGGCAGCCGCGATCTGGTGGGCGACGATGAAATTCTGCAATTGCTGCAGAAAATGGTGCGCCAGCGCCGGGAATCGATCGAGACCTTCGAGAAGGGCGGGCGCATGGAACTGGCCGATCAGGAGCGCGACGAGATCGTCGTCATCGAAGGCTTCCTGCCCAAGCAGATGGCCGATTCCGAGATCGACGCCGCCGTTGATGCCATGGTCGCCAAGCTCGGCGCGGTCGGACTGAAGGACATGGGAAAGGTCATGGCGGCGCTGCGCGAGCGTTATCCGGGCACCATGGATTTCGGCAAGGCCTCGGCCGCCGCCAAGGCCCGGCTGTCCTGACCTGCGCAGCCGATCCGCGTTTCGGCGCGGCGGTGGACACGATAGAGTGACGGCATGCGCTTCACCCCGGAATTTCTCGACGAGCTGCGCCTCAGGGTCCGGCTGACCGACGTCGTCGGCCGGCAGGTGAAACTGGTGCGCAAGGGACGAGAATCCGGCGGTCTGTGCCCGTTTCACAACGAGAAAA
The sequence above is drawn from the Emcibacter sp. SYSU 3D8 genome and encodes:
- a CDS encoding Lrp/AsnC family transcriptional regulator; the encoded protein is MKLDDIDRKILRLLQENGRMTNVELSRQVGISAPPCLRRVRALEENGYIEGYHAQLNAAELGFGLTVFAMVGLHSQAEADLKSFEDLVRGWPMVRECHMLNGEIDFMLKIVARDLNEFQTFLTSRLTPAPNVASVKTALTIRSAKSEPGVPFGLPEKRGG
- the greA gene encoding transcription elongation factor GreA, whose amino-acid sequence is MEKIPMTAKGLDRIEGDLRRYKLDERPAVIRAISEAREHGDLSENAEYHAAKERQAFIEGQILELEDMISRAEVIDVSKLSGKTVKFGATVTMVDIETDEERTYQIVGEVEADIKSGFLSINSPLARALIGKSEGEEVDFAAPGGHRAYEILKVKFI
- a CDS encoding LysR family transcriptional regulator — encoded protein: MDWDKLRTFYSVAKAGSFTHASDELNLSQSAISRQISGLEESLSFSLFHRHPRGLILTEQGETLFETVSEVFVKLERTEAILRDSRTAARGRLNVTTTVGFGSTWLVPHLREFREAYPDIGINLLLSDSEIDIAMRESDAAIRFHPPHQPDLIQRQLMTVHYHIYASPEYVAAHGAPTSTADLDNHAIISYGPEAPRPLQDLNWIIHAGAGDRVREPVLAVNNIYGILKAVESGLGLAALPDYIAVPGTNLVQVLPDLEGPTFKVYFVYPEELRNVTRITVFRDFLVDHVRSAKF
- the trxB gene encoding thioredoxin-disulfide reductase — translated: MAERIDTKVLIIGSGPAGYTAAIYAARAALNPVMVQGIQPGGQLTITTDVENYPGFADVIQGPWLMDQMRAQAEHVGTTLISDVIVSVDLSKRPFVAVGDSGTEYVGETLIISTGAQARWLGLPGEQKFQGFGVSACATCDGFFYRGKEVIVIGGGNTAVEEALFLTNFATKVTLIHRRDELRAEKVLQHRLFNHDKIEVIWDSVVEDIIGGTDPVGVTGVRIHNVKTGKVSEVPAHGVFIAIGHTPSTELFVGQLPLDDGGYIVKNPDSTSTAVPGVFAAGDVTDKVYRQAVTAAGMGCMAALEAEKFIAAHEVHEKQAAE
- the carB gene encoding carbamoyl-phosphate synthase large subunit; the encoded protein is MPKRTDIKSILIIGAGPIIIGQACEFDYSGTQACRALREEGYRIILVNSNPATIMTDPDVADATYIEPITPEMVRKIIELERPDAILPTMGGQTALNTALALDENGTLAEFGVQLIGASKDAIAKAEDRLQFRDAMERIGLSCPTSRMVTSLSDALDALPVVGLPAIIRPSFTMGGTGGGIAYNREEFETIVRQGLDASPTTEVLIEESVLGWKEFEMEVVRDKADNCIIVCSIENIDPMGVHTGDSITVAPALTLTDKEYQIMRNASIAVLREIGVETGGSNVQFAINPKDGRMIVIEMNPRVSRSSALASKATGFPIAKVAARLAVGYTLDELSNDITGVTPASFEPTIDYVVTKVPRFAFEKFPNSEATLTTSMKSVGEAMAIGRSFAESLQKALYSLETGLTGLSEIEVPGYDPDDADKEAVLAALSKPTPERILYIGQAFREGLSLERIQEVTAYDPWFLAQIEEIVRAENQLRESRLPADPQEMAYYKSLGFSDARIAELCGIATEDVFEQRQDLGVHPGFRRIDTCGAEFEARTPYMYSSYEPGFGGGECESNPSDREKVIILGGGPNRIGQGIEFDYCCVHAVYALNDAGYETIMVNCNPETVSTDYDTSDRLYFEPLSEEHVLELIRKEQSNGTVKGVIVQFGGQTPLKLAGALEAAGVPILGTSPDAIDLAEDRQRFQVLLQELGLKQPPNGIATSLEEAKEVAAEIGYPVVIRPSYVLGGRGMQIVGDVQGLERYMTEAVRVSGDSPVLIDFYLRNAIEVDVDAIADRDSVFVAGIMEHIEEAGVHSGDSACSLPPYSLPAPIIADIKRQTHALARGLNVVGLMNVQFAVQGDTIFVLEVNPRASRTVPFVAKAIGVPLAKVAARVMAGESLASFDLMEHSIKHVAVKEAVFPFARFPGVDTLLGPEMRSTGEVMGLDWTFGKAFAKSQLAGGTKVPMSGTVFISLKDGDKEAIVGPVRKLIAMGFQIIATKGTASFLAEQGVKVNRVNKVLEGRPHIVDAIKNGEIQLVFNTTEGAQAINDSFSIRRTALTEKVPYYTTLAGAVASVLAIESMKSGSLEVASLQSYSK
- a CDS encoding helix-turn-helix domain-containing protein; translation: MLKRLTERQLRRRSNILSVARQLIAEKGYSGVTMRELAEKSGVAYKSLYDLYGSKDNLLGKAIEERLRLVFESINRAVTSTGFQRLMDIIERTSAHTLEIPNLARALEPILAGDPAKFSIGENMQKFHREALLDIKRDGDLIDTANVDYLLHDVMLASGAVRLYWANDVIADEDLAKAQKYSAAKAIYPFLSGPSRDMAFRLIQEIHPQLARRRRN
- a CDS encoding peroxiredoxin, with translation MTSLVGRQAPDFTAAAVMPDGDIQESFNLTRYLDGSYGILFFYPLDFTFVCPSEILAYSNRSDTLAGLDAKLVSVSVDSQYSHYAWRNTPVNEGGLGPVKFPMVADITKQIARDYGVLIDDSVALRGTFLIDRRGIVRQAIVNDLPLGRNADEAVRIVEALRFHEEHGEVCPAGWQKGDAGMTPDKQGVADYLARHGEAL
- a CDS encoding GatB/YqeY domain-containing protein, with amino-acid sequence MLREQLTEALKDAMRGQDKRRTSTLRLILAAIKDRDIAGRENGSRDLVGDDEILQLLQKMVRQRRESIETFEKGGRMELADQERDEIVVIEGFLPKQMADSEIDAAVDAMVAKLGAVGLKDMGKVMAALRERYPGTMDFGKASAAAKARLS
- the carA gene encoding glutamine-hydrolyzing carbamoyl-phosphate synthase small subunit; its protein translation is MPDHVTLPDAPPHRGITGALVLHDGTVYWGYGAGASGSAVGEVCFNTAMTGYQEILTDPSYAAQIITFTFPHIGNVGANFDDVEAKNAAARGLVMRERITEPSNFRAVSHLNDWLASHNLIAITGVDTRRLTRRIRMGGPPNGVICHAPDGKFDLPALFEQARSWPGIEGMDLARDVSCTQTYGWDQTRWSLENGYGRQDSPIAHIVAVDYGLKNNIARSLATEGARVTVVPANATAREIMSHKPDGVFLSNGPGDPAATGEYAVPVIRDLIGSGLPVFGICLGHQMLALAAGGKTLKMHQGHRGANHPVKDLRSGKVEITSMNHGFTVDADSLPDTVEVTHVSLFDGTVCGLAIKGKQVFSVQHHPEASPGPQDSHYLFTQFMDMVTKRA